The DNA sequence CTGCCCCCCGTTCCGGATGCAGGTGCTCCCTATGCCAGCAAGTCCGATCTGGCCAACTGTGCAGGTCTGGCAATTGGCAGCCCGACCCGGTTCGGCAACATGGCCTCGCCACTCAAGTACTTTCTGGATACCACAGGCGATCTCTGGCTCAGCGGTGCACTGGTCGGCAAACCAGCGGGGGCATTTACTTCAACCGGGAGTCTGCACGGAGGCCAGGAAACCACCCTACTGACGATGATGATGCCACTGCTTCATCACGGTATGGTTTTATGTGGACTACCTTACACAGATGGAAACCTGAGTGAAACCACAACCGGAGGCACGCCCTATGGCCCGTCACACTGGGCTGGAACTGCTGAACAGCAGCCTC is a window from the Marinobacter sp. ANT_B65 genome containing:
- the wrbA gene encoding NAD(P)H:quinone oxidoreductase, encoding MPEQLPYILILYYSRSGQTAELASQIGRGVARVNGIEAKLRSVPAVSPDTEASLPPVPDAGAPYASKSDLANCAGLAIGSPTRFGNMASPLKYFLDTTGDLWLSGALVGKPAGAFTSTGSLHGGQETTLLTMMMPLLHHGMVLCGLPYTDGNLSETTTGGTPYGPSHWAGTAEQQPLSEHEKALCQLFGERLAKLALRLKD